In Nakamurella flava, a single genomic region encodes these proteins:
- a CDS encoding S1C family serine protease, protein MSQDPSQQSAHGGPAGSTPEPATPDMNRTTGPVPVTPPPAGQHGQPGQPGRNDAWWQAPQASARPDQGGWSAPTWGQQTGQPHDTRTFPAAGPGYVPPNYQAPVGQHAGAPTGTAVLDRPKRSRTGVIVAGTTALALLAGFGGGYLGANLNSPSTSTAAATSSLNTTPASINVPAGNQSVQTVADAVLPSVVSIMATFPSGSGEGSGVVLSSDGQILTNAHVVKSATDIEVRFNDGTTAPAELVGIDASDDIAVIKVSGVSNLTPAKLGDSGNLKVGQDVVAIGSPLGLSATVTSGIVSALNRPVQTQSADTQDQQQWPGLQQQQQQPTQDTIINAVQTDAAINPGNSGGALVDMNGNVIGINSAIASLSASGSGESGNIGVGFAIPINQAKRIAQELIDNGKATRAVFGASVGDATGSNSSIPTGAKLGQITSGGGAEAAGLQAGDVVTKIGDVPVESAAALIAQVRSQAPGSTVAVTYERDGKSETANVTLGSAAAS, encoded by the coding sequence ATGAGTCAGGATCCTTCGCAGCAGTCCGCCCACGGCGGGCCGGCCGGGTCGACACCCGAGCCCGCCACGCCCGACATGAACCGCACCACCGGCCCCGTCCCGGTCACCCCGCCGCCAGCCGGCCAACACGGCCAGCCCGGCCAGCCAGGTCGCAACGACGCCTGGTGGCAGGCCCCGCAGGCCAGTGCCCGGCCGGACCAGGGCGGCTGGTCGGCCCCGACCTGGGGTCAGCAGACCGGCCAGCCCCACGACACCCGCACCTTCCCGGCGGCCGGACCGGGCTACGTCCCGCCGAACTACCAGGCACCCGTCGGCCAGCACGCCGGCGCGCCGACGGGGACCGCCGTCCTCGACCGGCCGAAGCGCAGCCGCACCGGCGTCATCGTCGCCGGCACCACCGCGCTCGCCCTGCTCGCCGGCTTCGGCGGCGGCTACCTGGGAGCCAACCTCAACAGCCCCAGCACCTCCACGGCGGCCGCGACCAGCTCGCTGAACACCACGCCGGCGTCCATCAACGTGCCCGCCGGCAACCAGTCCGTCCAGACGGTCGCCGACGCGGTCCTGCCGTCCGTCGTGTCGATCATGGCCACGTTCCCCAGCGGCTCCGGCGAGGGCTCCGGCGTGGTCCTGAGCTCCGACGGCCAGATCCTGACCAACGCGCACGTCGTCAAGAGCGCGACCGACATCGAGGTCCGGTTCAACGACGGCACCACCGCCCCGGCCGAGCTGGTGGGCATCGACGCCAGCGACGACATCGCCGTCATCAAGGTCTCCGGCGTCTCGAACCTGACGCCGGCCAAGCTCGGCGACTCCGGCAATCTCAAGGTGGGTCAGGACGTCGTCGCCATCGGCTCCCCGCTGGGCCTGTCGGCCACCGTCACCTCGGGCATCGTCTCGGCCCTCAACCGTCCGGTGCAGACCCAGTCGGCGGACACCCAGGACCAGCAGCAGTGGCCGGGTCTGCAGCAGCAACAGCAGCAGCCGACCCAGGACACCATCATCAACGCCGTGCAGACCGACGCCGCGATCAACCCGGGCAACTCCGGTGGCGCGCTTGTCGACATGAACGGCAACGTCATCGGCATCAACTCGGCCATCGCGTCGCTGTCGGCCAGCGGCAGCGGCGAGTCCGGCAACATCGGCGTCGGGTTCGCCATCCCGATCAACCAGGCCAAGCGCATCGCCCAGGAACTCATCGACAACGGCAAGGCCACCCGCGCCGTGTTCGGGGCCTCCGTCGGCGACGCCACCGGAAGCAACAGCTCCATCCCGACCGGGGCCAAGCTCGGTCAGATCACCTCCGGCGGCGGCGCCGAGGCGGCCGGCCTGCAGGCCGGGGACGTCGTCACCAAGATCGGCGACGTGCCGGTGGAGTCGGCCGCGGCGCTGATCGCGCAGGTCCGTTCGCAGGCGCCCGGATCGACGGTCGCCGTCACCTACGAGCGGGACGGCAAGTCCGAGACCGCGAACGTCACCCTGGGGTCGGCTGCCGCCAGCTGA
- a CDS encoding aminodeoxychorismate/anthranilate synthase component II translates to MTTILVVDNYDSFVFNLVQYLEQLGATCVVRRNDAVTTDEIADMEVDGVLLSPGPGTPADAGVTEDVVRWGAGKLPILGVCLGHQAIAEVYGGTVDRAEELLHGRTSAVHHAQDGVLAGLPDPFTATRYHSLAVVDGTVPDELEVTARTAGGVIMGLRHREYAVQGVQFHPESVLTQGGHRMLANWLVECGDATAVDRVTPLEADVERLRLSAV, encoded by the coding sequence GTGACGACCATCCTCGTCGTGGACAACTACGACAGCTTCGTGTTCAACCTCGTCCAGTACCTCGAGCAGCTCGGCGCGACCTGCGTGGTCCGGCGCAACGACGCCGTGACCACCGACGAGATCGCCGACATGGAGGTCGACGGGGTGCTGCTGTCCCCCGGCCCGGGGACGCCGGCGGACGCCGGGGTGACCGAGGACGTGGTCCGGTGGGGGGCCGGGAAGCTGCCCATCCTCGGGGTGTGCCTGGGGCATCAGGCGATCGCCGAGGTCTACGGCGGGACCGTCGACCGGGCGGAGGAGCTGCTCCACGGGCGCACGTCGGCGGTCCACCACGCGCAGGACGGGGTGCTGGCCGGGCTGCCCGACCCGTTCACCGCGACCCGCTACCACTCGCTGGCGGTGGTCGACGGCACCGTCCCCGACGAGCTCGAGGTCACCGCGCGGACGGCGGGCGGGGTCATCATGGGCCTGCGGCACCGGGAGTACGCGGTGCAGGGCGTGCAGTTCCACCCGGAGTCCGTGCTGACCCAGGGTGGGCATCGGATGCTCGCCAACTGGCTGGTCGAGTGCGGGGACGCGACGGCGGTCGACCGGGTCACCCCGCTGGAGGCCGACGTCGAACGACTGCGGCTCAGCGCGGTCTGA
- a CDS encoding SRPBCC family protein → MPTVERTFVVTPPPATVLEYLRDFTHTNEWDPGTDQTTRNGSGPIEVGTTWHNKSTIVGISTELEYTLTEITDSRLVFVGRNDTATTTDTITVVPDGTGSQLTYHVDLDMHGAAALAAPAVKLVFEKVASDTEKQLTEVLNRLA, encoded by the coding sequence ATGCCCACCGTCGAACGCACCTTCGTCGTCACCCCGCCGCCGGCCACCGTGCTCGAGTACCTCAGGGACTTCACCCACACCAATGAGTGGGATCCGGGGACCGATCAGACCACCCGCAACGGATCCGGTCCGATCGAGGTCGGGACCACCTGGCACAACAAGTCCACCATCGTCGGTATCTCCACCGAGCTGGAGTACACGCTGACGGAGATCACCGACAGTCGGCTGGTCTTCGTCGGTCGCAACGACACCGCGACGACCACCGACACCATCACGGTCGTCCCGGACGGCACCGGCTCCCAGCTGACCTACCACGTCGACCTGGACATGCACGGCGCGGCCGCGTTGGCCGCCCCCGCGGTCAAGCTGGTCTTCGAGAAGGTCGCCTCGGACACCGAGAAGCAGCTGACCGAGGTGCTGAACCGGCTCGCCTGA
- a CDS encoding class E sortase, whose translation MTVDTRATPASSPPPPRRGWGSRLVSGLGQLLVTVGVVLLLFVVYEVYVTDLFGQRKQAAATEAIDKQWAEQAPATDTVVVQDPAQLVTDPRQRTPQYSTLTGEGFAKLYVPAFGADYTFTVVEGTDADDLYIGPGHYADSQLPGQPGNFAVAGHRVSKGAPFNDLGLLNSCDAVVVETQDDWFVYRVLPMEEEKAGWATAAGTRPQCAAVTPLGSPYDTVAGREITVPSDYAQVLPVPHVASTEVPADAQRLITLTTCHPQFSDAERMIIHGVLTASYSKSAGFLPPELSES comes from the coding sequence ATGACCGTCGACACGCGGGCGACGCCCGCGTCCTCGCCGCCTCCGCCCCGTCGTGGGTGGGGGTCCCGGCTGGTCAGCGGACTCGGACAGCTGCTGGTGACCGTGGGGGTCGTCCTGCTGCTGTTCGTGGTCTACGAGGTCTACGTCACCGACCTGTTCGGTCAGCGCAAGCAGGCCGCGGCCACCGAGGCGATCGACAAGCAGTGGGCCGAGCAGGCCCCGGCGACCGACACCGTCGTCGTCCAGGACCCGGCCCAGCTGGTCACCGACCCCCGGCAGCGGACGCCGCAGTACAGCACGCTGACCGGTGAGGGTTTCGCCAAGCTCTACGTCCCGGCCTTCGGGGCGGACTACACGTTCACCGTCGTCGAGGGCACCGACGCGGACGACCTGTACATCGGCCCCGGCCACTACGCCGACAGTCAGCTGCCCGGTCAACCCGGCAACTTCGCCGTCGCGGGGCATCGCGTGTCCAAGGGCGCGCCGTTCAACGACCTCGGTCTGCTGAACAGCTGCGACGCGGTCGTGGTCGAGACCCAGGACGACTGGTTCGTCTACCGGGTGCTGCCGATGGAGGAGGAGAAGGCCGGCTGGGCGACCGCGGCCGGCACCCGGCCCCAGTGCGCGGCGGTCACCCCGCTCGGCTCCCCGTACGACACCGTCGCCGGCCGGGAGATCACTGTGCCGTCGGACTACGCGCAGGTGCTGCCGGTACCGCACGTCGCCTCCACCGAGGTGCCCGCCGACGCGCAGCGGCTGATCACCCTCACCACCTGCCACCCCCAGTTCTCCGACGCCGAGCGGATGATCATCCACGGCGTCCTGACCGCCAGCTACAGCAAGTCCGCCGGGTTCCTGCCGCCGGAACTGTCCGAGAGCTGA
- a CDS encoding DUF881 domain-containing protein, which yields MDEPVAARPADPAGPRRARPAGRAWRAAPVVVCVLAGVLFGTAHSWSQGRDIDNRSVELSAVVHDAENRVATAAAVAGQLQDQVDAAAAGDLSPQVEAVRQQAAGLDAAAGLTAVTGPGLRVSLSDAPRDADGNYPAGVDPDDLVVHQQDVQSVVNALWAGGAEAMMIMDQRVLTTSAVRCIGNTLLLQGRTYSPPFVVTAIGDPERMREQMAAEPGVRLFQKYVDKFDLGFEIEERQGAAGSAGTAADGTDRWTVPAYNDPIRLATARTGTG from the coding sequence ATGGACGAACCGGTTGCGGCCCGACCCGCCGACCCGGCCGGTCCCCGCCGAGCCCGGCCCGCCGGGCGGGCCTGGCGGGCCGCGCCCGTCGTCGTCTGCGTGCTGGCCGGGGTGCTCTTCGGGACCGCGCACTCGTGGTCGCAGGGCAGGGACATCGACAACCGGTCCGTGGAGCTCTCCGCCGTCGTCCATGACGCCGAGAACCGGGTCGCCACCGCCGCAGCGGTGGCCGGGCAGCTGCAGGATCAGGTCGACGCGGCCGCCGCCGGTGATCTCTCGCCGCAGGTCGAGGCCGTCCGCCAGCAGGCCGCCGGGCTGGACGCCGCCGCCGGGCTGACCGCGGTGACCGGCCCGGGCCTGCGGGTGTCGCTGTCCGACGCGCCCCGCGACGCGGACGGGAACTACCCGGCCGGGGTGGATCCGGACGACCTCGTCGTCCACCAGCAGGACGTACAGTCCGTGGTCAACGCGCTGTGGGCGGGCGGCGCGGAGGCGATGATGATCATGGACCAGCGGGTGCTCACCACGTCCGCGGTCCGCTGCATCGGCAACACCCTGCTGCTGCAGGGGCGCACCTACTCGCCGCCGTTCGTGGTGACCGCCATCGGTGACCCGGAGCGGATGCGGGAGCAGATGGCCGCCGAACCGGGGGTCCGGCTGTTCCAGAAGTACGTGGACAAGTTCGACCTCGGTTTCGAGATCGAGGAGCGGCAGGGGGCCGCGGGGTCCGCCGGGACAGCGGCGGACGGGACCGACCGGTGGACGGTCCCGGCGTACAACGATCCGATCCGGCTGGCCACGGCGAGGACCGGGACCGGCTGA
- a CDS encoding cell division protein CrgA: protein MPKSKVRKKVASSTARTAAEANAASAAAARAHVAAPSSPFYIGVMLGLMVLGLLWLVVYYLWGSSIPFIAGLGNWNFAIGFVLMISGLLMTMRWR, encoded by the coding sequence GTGCCCAAGTCCAAGGTACGCAAGAAGGTCGCCTCGTCGACCGCGCGCACCGCCGCCGAGGCCAATGCCGCGTCGGCGGCCGCCGCCCGCGCCCACGTCGCCGCACCGTCGTCGCCGTTCTACATCGGCGTGATGCTCGGATTGATGGTGCTGGGGCTGCTCTGGCTGGTCGTCTACTACCTGTGGGGCAGCAGCATCCCGTTCATCGCGGGCCTGGGGAACTGGAACTTCGCCATCGGGTTCGTGCTGATGATCAGCGGCCTGTTGATGACCATGCGCTGGCGCTGA
- a CDS encoding PH domain-containing protein produces MDKSADFPGPGAQKWQPPRAVAAGAGVLAAAAVGWAALAAGMDQVVAGAVAVVAVAVLPFTARRRLTAGPAGIAVRGVLSTRRWLWSDVEAVALATQQRLGLTSTTVELDLGEEVLVFGRFDLDADPQAVHDALLRWYTA; encoded by the coding sequence GTGGACAAGTCCGCGGATTTCCCCGGTCCGGGGGCGCAGAAGTGGCAGCCGCCCCGGGCCGTCGCGGCCGGGGCCGGCGTGCTCGCGGCCGCCGCGGTGGGCTGGGCGGCGTTGGCCGCCGGGATGGATCAGGTGGTGGCCGGGGCCGTCGCGGTGGTGGCGGTCGCCGTGCTGCCGTTCACCGCACGACGTCGGCTGACCGCCGGTCCGGCCGGGATCGCGGTCCGCGGGGTCCTCTCGACACGCCGCTGGTTGTGGTCGGACGTCGAGGCCGTCGCCCTGGCCACCCAGCAACGCCTCGGCCTGACGTCGACGACCGTCGAGCTGGATCTCGGCGAGGAAGTGCTGGTGTTCGGCCGGTTCGACCTGGATGCCGACCCGCAGGCCGTCCACGACGCCCTGCTCCGCTGGTACACCGCCTGA
- a CDS encoding rhomboid family intramembrane serine protease, whose protein sequence is MAATAGSRGIAPRTVAGARLIDRPLVTPVLIALNVVAFLLTAFQSGSATDLSGSQLFVDGALIPAEVASGEYYRLLTAGFLHGSLIHIAANMISLFFLGGPLERILGRGRFLTHYLVSLFGASVSVMLFSEPVSVTIGASGAIYGLLGALVVAFKRMRADLRQLIVVVALNVWITFQFPGISWQGHLGGLVVGAAIGAAMVYPPSRTRNAWQWGAVAAMVVALTVTLVLRDQAIGPWICETSPDRISCIPEYFIRPPR, encoded by the coding sequence ATGGCCGCCACCGCCGGCTCGCGGGGGATCGCCCCGCGGACGGTCGCCGGTGCCCGTCTCATCGACCGGCCGCTGGTCACGCCCGTCCTGATCGCCCTGAACGTGGTGGCGTTCCTGCTGACCGCGTTCCAGTCCGGCTCGGCGACGGACCTCAGCGGGTCGCAGCTGTTCGTCGACGGGGCACTGATCCCGGCCGAGGTCGCCTCCGGCGAGTACTACCGGCTGCTGACGGCCGGCTTCCTGCACGGCAGCCTCATCCACATCGCCGCGAACATGATCTCCCTGTTCTTCCTGGGGGGTCCGCTGGAACGGATCCTCGGTCGCGGCCGTTTCCTCACGCACTACCTGGTCAGCCTGTTCGGCGCCTCGGTGAGCGTCATGCTCTTCAGTGAGCCGGTCAGCGTGACGATCGGCGCGTCCGGTGCCATCTACGGCCTGCTCGGCGCCCTGGTGGTGGCGTTCAAGCGGATGCGCGCCGACCTGCGCCAGCTGATCGTGGTCGTCGCCCTCAACGTGTGGATCACGTTCCAGTTCCCCGGCATCTCGTGGCAGGGGCACCTCGGCGGCCTCGTCGTCGGCGCCGCGATCGGCGCGGCGATGGTCTACCCACCGTCCCGCACCCGCAACGCCTGGCAGTGGGGGGCCGTCGCGGCGATGGTCGTCGCGTTGACGGTGACCCTGGTGCTGCGCGATCAGGCCATCGGTCCCTGGATCTGCGAGACGAGCCCCGATCGGATCTCCTGCATTCCCGAGTACTTCATCCGCCCGCCCCGCTGA
- a CDS encoding peptidylprolyl isomerase gives MSLYATLHTNRGDIRIELFPHHAPKTVNNFVGLSRGTAKYTTQNAAGEQSGPFYDGAVFHRVIDGFMIQGGDPTGTGRGGPGYTFADEFHPELAFNKPYLLAMANAGPGTNGSQFFITTGPTPHLNRKHTIFGEVADQASRDVVDAISGTSVDRFDRPTEDVVIESVEIQDDSEAQS, from the coding sequence GTGAGCCTCTACGCAACGTTGCACACCAACCGCGGCGACATCCGGATCGAGCTGTTCCCGCACCACGCGCCCAAGACGGTCAACAACTTCGTCGGTCTGTCCCGGGGGACCGCCAAGTACACGACGCAGAACGCCGCCGGCGAGCAGTCCGGCCCGTTCTACGACGGGGCCGTGTTCCACCGGGTCATCGACGGCTTCATGATCCAGGGCGGCGACCCGACCGGCACCGGTCGTGGCGGCCCCGGGTACACCTTCGCCGACGAGTTCCACCCGGAGCTGGCCTTCAACAAGCCGTACCTGCTGGCCATGGCCAACGCCGGGCCGGGCACCAACGGGTCGCAGTTCTTCATCACCACCGGCCCCACCCCGCACCTGAACCGCAAGCACACCATCTTCGGTGAGGTCGCCGACCAGGCGTCGCGGGACGTCGTGGACGCCATCTCGGGCACCTCGGTCGACCGGTTCGACCGGCCCACCGAGGACGTCGTCATCGAGTCGGTCGAGATCCAGGACGACTCCGAGGCCCAGAGCTGA
- a CDS encoding DUF2020 domain-containing protein has protein sequence MGLLTAVAALGLAGCGSGSTDAGPVPGSTGVPTSSGPVASSSAAATNTVTSTVTPPASTAQPPPPTDEPAAVAGDCPFLTDDQVADINGQHTGPTSIVAVGPYPVCTFTRSDGGWLATVRIVEAPTLAEAVAAVNQHVPIENSSPARQPAGWSGGSAVLNDRSVYAVAKDRYAVVAESNQLQTIKGRQMAITTISALGL, from the coding sequence ATGGGCCTGCTGACGGCCGTGGCGGCCCTCGGCCTGGCCGGCTGCGGGTCCGGGTCGACCGACGCCGGCCCGGTGCCGGGATCGACCGGTGTCCCGACGTCCTCCGGGCCGGTCGCGTCGTCCTCCGCCGCGGCCACCAACACGGTGACGAGCACGGTCACCCCGCCGGCCAGCACGGCGCAGCCCCCGCCGCCCACCGACGAGCCGGCCGCGGTCGCCGGCGACTGCCCCTTCCTGACCGACGACCAGGTCGCGGACATCAACGGTCAGCACACCGGGCCGACCAGCATCGTGGCGGTGGGGCCCTACCCGGTCTGCACCTTCACCCGCTCCGACGGCGGCTGGCTGGCGACCGTGCGGATCGTCGAGGCGCCGACCCTGGCGGAGGCGGTGGCGGCCGTCAACCAGCACGTGCCGATCGAGAACTCGTCGCCGGCCCGCCAGCCCGCCGGGTGGTCGGGCGGCTCGGCGGTGCTGAACGACCGTTCCGTCTACGCCGTCGCCAAGGACCGGTACGCGGTGGTGGCCGAGTCGAACCAGTTGCAGACCATCAAGGGCCGGCAGATGGCGATCACCACCATCTCAGCGCTCGGGTTGTAG
- a CDS encoding Fur family transcriptional regulator: MVVTQRRNTAQRAAILDVLAGTEEFLSAQDLHAALRASGSTIGLATVYRALQEMAAGGDLDTVRNATGEVLYRQCEQPAHHHHLVCRRCGRTQEVEAPQVERWARSIAAQYGYTDIDHEVELFGLCAACSAAAADAG; encoded by the coding sequence ATGGTCGTCACGCAGCGCCGCAACACCGCGCAACGCGCGGCCATCCTCGACGTGCTGGCGGGCACCGAGGAGTTCCTGTCGGCGCAGGACCTGCACGCCGCACTGCGGGCGTCCGGGTCGACGATCGGACTGGCCACCGTCTACCGGGCGCTGCAGGAGATGGCCGCCGGCGGGGATCTCGACACCGTTCGCAACGCCACCGGCGAGGTCCTGTACCGCCAGTGCGAACAGCCCGCCCACCACCACCACCTGGTCTGCCGACGGTGCGGACGGACCCAGGAGGTCGAGGCGCCCCAGGTCGAACGCTGGGCGCGCAGCATCGCCGCCCAGTACGGCTACACCGACATCGACCACGAGGTCGAACTGTTCGGGCTCTGTGCCGCGTGCTCGGCCGCGGCGGCAGACGCGGGCTGA
- a CDS encoding cation diffusion facilitator family transporter translates to MSSRAEPNRPSASPVLPAAPKDGGDESTLTVIVAFVANVLIAVAKSVAAALTGSASLVAEAAHSWADAGNEVFLITANRRSRRPADPDHPLGYGREAYVWSLFAALGLFVAGAAVSITHGVQGLIDPEPATDFVIGYVVLAVSFVLEGISFRQSVKQARSEAAATRRDLLDQVLATSDPTLRAVFAEDAAALIGLLLAAAGLAAHQLTGSPIPDAIGSIVIGVLLGVVAIVLVDRNRAFLVGQQVRPETRSGAVKALLALPEVDRVTALRLEFVGPRQVYVVGDVDLAGDEAESHLAVRLRALEARVVQESEMVVGATFSLSAPDEPSLR, encoded by the coding sequence ATGAGCAGCCGGGCCGAACCGAACCGTCCGTCCGCGTCGCCGGTCCTGCCGGCCGCGCCGAAGGACGGCGGCGACGAGAGCACGCTGACCGTGATCGTGGCCTTCGTGGCCAACGTGCTCATCGCGGTGGCCAAGAGCGTCGCCGCTGCGCTCACCGGTTCCGCGTCACTGGTGGCCGAGGCGGCCCACTCCTGGGCCGACGCGGGCAACGAGGTCTTCCTCATCACCGCCAACCGCCGCTCCCGGCGGCCGGCCGACCCCGACCATCCCCTGGGCTACGGCCGGGAGGCCTACGTCTGGTCGTTGTTCGCCGCGCTCGGCCTGTTCGTCGCCGGCGCGGCCGTGTCGATCACCCACGGCGTGCAGGGGCTGATCGACCCGGAACCGGCCACGGACTTCGTCATCGGCTACGTCGTGCTGGCCGTCTCGTTCGTGCTGGAGGGGATCTCGTTCCGACAGTCGGTGAAGCAGGCGCGGTCCGAGGCCGCCGCCACCCGCCGTGACCTGCTGGACCAGGTGCTGGCGACCTCCGACCCGACCCTACGGGCCGTGTTCGCCGAGGACGCCGCCGCGCTCATCGGCCTGCTGCTGGCCGCGGCCGGCCTGGCCGCGCACCAGCTGACGGGATCGCCGATCCCCGACGCCATCGGCTCCATCGTCATCGGCGTGCTGCTCGGCGTGGTCGCCATCGTCCTGGTTGATCGCAACCGGGCGTTCCTGGTCGGCCAGCAGGTGCGACCCGAGACGCGGTCCGGGGCGGTGAAGGCGCTGCTGGCGCTGCCCGAGGTCGACCGGGTCACCGCCCTGCGACTGGAGTTCGTCGGCCCCCGGCAGGTGTACGTGGTCGGGGACGTCGATCTGGCCGGTGACGAGGCCGAATCGCATCTCGCGGTACGGCTGCGCGCGCTGGAGGCCCGGGTGGTGCAGGAGTCGGAGATGGTCGTCGGGGCGACATTCAGCCTGTCCGCGCCGGACGAGCCGTCCCTGCGCTGA
- a CDS encoding NUDIX domain-containing protein — MATTVTSAGLLLYRFAPAESGDDPADGTAAGELQVLLGHMGGPFWMRKDDHAWSIPKGEYDPDEEDPAAVAIREFTEEMGSPPPGTADDDLDLGVVQQRGGRKTVRVWARRGDFDPTTATSNTFDLQWPPGSGKTKAFPEVDRVEWMTIEQARPRVVAAQAEFLDRLVAALDSPATR; from the coding sequence GTGGCGACCACCGTGACCAGTGCCGGACTCCTGCTCTACCGCTTCGCACCCGCTGAGTCGGGCGACGATCCGGCCGACGGGACCGCAGCCGGCGAACTGCAGGTGCTGCTCGGGCACATGGGCGGACCGTTCTGGATGCGCAAGGACGACCACGCCTGGTCCATCCCCAAGGGGGAGTACGACCCGGACGAGGAGGACCCGGCCGCCGTGGCGATCCGGGAGTTCACCGAGGAGATGGGGTCGCCGCCGCCCGGGACCGCCGACGACGACCTGGATCTGGGCGTCGTCCAGCAGCGCGGCGGCCGCAAGACCGTGCGTGTGTGGGCCCGGCGAGGCGACTTCGATCCGACCACCGCGACCAGCAACACGTTCGACCTGCAGTGGCCGCCCGGCTCGGGCAAGACCAAGGCTTTCCCCGAGGTCGACCGGGTCGAATGGATGACGATCGAGCAGGCGAGGCCGCGGGTGGTGGCGGCCCAGGCCGAGTTCCTGGACCGCCTCGTCGCCGCGCTCGACTCCCCCGCGACTCGGTAA
- the fmdA gene encoding formamidase, with amino-acid sequence MPELIFPLDSSKKFEDQEKIGHNRWHPEIPPVATVKPGDSFRVHCREWFDGAIVNDDSADDILNAPLKTVHKLSGPFRVEGAKPGDLLVVDILDVGPIPNEDSGPLAGQGWGYTGIFAKHNGGGFLTDQFPDAYKAIWDFTGQIATSRHVPGVSFAGLIHPGLMGTAPSADLLATWNRREQALIDTDPDRVPPLALPPEPEFAVLGGLPQSEYDRVAGEAARTAPPRENGGNQDIKNLSKGTRVFYPVFVHGANLSLGDLHFSQGDGEITFCGAIEMGGFIDLRVEVISGGMETYGVKENAIFMPGTVDPRFSEFIAFSGTSVTLEGEQRYLDSHLSYQRACLHAIDYLTKFGYSPEQAYLLLGAAPIEGRLSGVVDIPNACATVYIPTSIFDFDVRPSASGPTQIDPGMGAPHSAG; translated from the coding sequence GTGCCAGAACTGATCTTCCCGCTCGATTCGAGCAAGAAGTTCGAGGACCAGGAGAAGATCGGCCACAACCGATGGCACCCCGAGATCCCGCCGGTGGCCACGGTCAAACCCGGGGACTCGTTCCGCGTGCACTGTCGGGAGTGGTTCGACGGCGCGATCGTCAACGACGACTCCGCGGACGACATCCTGAACGCCCCGCTCAAGACCGTGCACAAGCTCAGCGGCCCGTTCCGGGTCGAGGGGGCCAAACCGGGTGACCTGCTCGTCGTCGACATCCTCGACGTGGGGCCGATTCCGAACGAGGACTCCGGCCCGCTGGCCGGCCAGGGCTGGGGTTACACCGGCATCTTCGCCAAGCACAACGGCGGCGGCTTCCTCACCGACCAGTTCCCGGACGCCTACAAGGCGATCTGGGACTTCACCGGCCAGATCGCCACCTCGCGGCACGTCCCCGGGGTCTCGTTCGCCGGCCTCATCCACCCCGGCCTGATGGGCACCGCCCCGTCGGCCGACCTGCTGGCCACCTGGAACCGCCGCGAGCAGGCCCTCATCGACACCGATCCCGACCGCGTCCCGCCGCTGGCGCTGCCGCCCGAGCCGGAGTTCGCCGTCCTCGGTGGGCTGCCGCAGTCCGAGTACGACCGGGTCGCCGGCGAGGCCGCACGCACCGCCCCGCCCCGGGAGAACGGCGGCAACCAGGACATCAAGAACCTGTCCAAGGGCACCCGGGTCTTCTATCCGGTGTTCGTCCACGGCGCGAACCTGTCGCTGGGCGACCTGCATTTCTCCCAGGGCGACGGTGAGATCACCTTCTGCGGCGCCATCGAGATGGGCGGCTTCATCGACCTGCGCGTCGAGGTGATCAGCGGCGGGATGGAGACCTACGGCGTCAAGGAGAACGCCATCTTCATGCCCGGCACCGTCGACCCGCGGTTCAGCGAGTTCATCGCCTTCTCCGGCACGTCGGTGACGCTGGAGGGCGAGCAGCGCTACCTGGATTCGCACCTGTCGTACCAGCGGGCCTGCCTGCACGCCATCGACTACCTGACCAAGTTCGGCTACAGCCCCGAGCAGGCGTACCTGCTGCTCGGGGCCGCGCCGATCGAGGGCCGGCTGTCCGGCGTCGTCGACATCCCCAACGCCTGCGCGACCGTCTACATCCCGACGTCGATCTTCGACTTCGACGTCCGGCCGTCCGCCAGCGGCCCGACGCAGATCGACCCGGGCATGGGGGCGCCGCACTCGGCGGGCTGA
- a CDS encoding FmdB family zinc ribbon protein → MTTYTYRCPDCGPFDASHALGTAPSAQDCPHCPAQARRIITAPRLSLGDSRSRRLLDATAATADTPAVVTSLPGRSRRPTPITRNPLHAKLPRP, encoded by the coding sequence ATGACCACCTACACCTACCGCTGCCCCGACTGCGGGCCGTTCGACGCCAGCCACGCCCTGGGTACCGCGCCGTCCGCGCAGGACTGCCCGCACTGTCCGGCCCAGGCCCGGCGCATCATCACCGCCCCCCGGCTCTCCCTCGGCGACAGCCGGTCCCGGCGCCTGCTCGACGCCACCGCAGCCACCGCCGACACCCCCGCCGTCGTCACCAGCCTCCCGGGCCGGTCCCGCCGGCCCACGCCGATCACCCGAAACCCGTTGCACGCGAAACTGCCTCGCCCCTGA